In Winkia neuii, a genomic segment contains:
- a CDS encoding LysR family transcriptional regulator substrate-binding protein, protein MKGVDEGKLTVGTKHSMAAIWLPHIAVAFRKKHPNVDMRVEEGGTSQILNLLEEGRVDCALLTSKAPGYNWLPLQKVALVAWLPPQHPYADAAKVPVQAFAGAPFVRTHLETMMDSDRYLHAHKVTPDVKLTSADSFTTYAMVEAGLGASLNVEPMTRSWTGNVAVVPVDPPYSLEFGVAYADEGLSPAAAEFIALAKDLKKRWLG, encoded by the coding sequence ATTAAAGGCGTTGACGAGGGCAAGCTCACAGTGGGAACGAAGCATTCGATGGCCGCGATCTGGCTGCCGCACATCGCTGTGGCGTTCCGCAAGAAGCATCCGAATGTGGACATGCGCGTTGAAGAGGGCGGCACCTCGCAGATACTGAATCTGTTGGAAGAGGGGCGAGTAGATTGTGCCCTCCTTACTTCCAAGGCCCCCGGTTATAACTGGTTGCCGCTGCAAAAAGTGGCGCTGGTGGCCTGGCTGCCGCCGCAGCACCCCTATGCGGATGCGGCGAAGGTGCCCGTGCAGGCCTTTGCCGGGGCTCCGTTCGTGCGCACGCACCTAGAGACGATGATGGATTCGGACCGCTACCTGCACGCCCACAAGGTGACTCCTGATGTGAAGCTGACTTCGGCCGATTCTTTTACTACCTATGCCATGGTCGAGGCCGGTCTGGGCGCCTCGTTAAATGTGGAGCCGATGACCCGGTCGTGGACGGGCAATGTGGCAGTGGTGCCGGTAGACCCGCCCTACTCGCTCGAATTTGGGGTGGCGTATGCCGACGAGGGCCTCTCGCCGGCGGCAGCCGAGTTTATCGCCCTCGCCAAAGATTTGAAGAAGCGTTGGTTAGGATAG
- a CDS encoding TatD family hydrolase, with amino-acid sequence MGKSRRKRGWAAAPLPLPGKVIDNHTHLPLHEGEIPCVEQKRILREEQVRLAHQVGVAGMITSGCELPELEPTVALLEDGQWAALAIHPNEAPLHAGFVEKSPDGLTHEQEAHHKVSLDDAIAKVADLARDPKVVAIGETGLDYFRTSQAGKEYQLRSFREHIALAKELNLPLQIHDREAHEDTIATLLSQGAPEKTVFHCYSGDAEMAKVLADNGWYASFSGTLTYPANKHLRESLLALPRELVLVETDAPYLTAQAHRGQPNASYLMPFTVRRIAALWAIADGVAPTDDDDALGKAMEKSAEVLPDYLAQTCAKLAGTTSEVYSVSVD; translated from the coding sequence ATGGGTAAATCTAGGCGTAAGCGAGGCTGGGCGGCCGCTCCACTGCCGCTGCCGGGCAAGGTCATTGACAATCACACGCACCTTCCGCTGCACGAGGGCGAGATTCCTTGCGTAGAGCAGAAGCGCATCCTGCGCGAGGAGCAGGTGCGCCTTGCTCACCAGGTTGGGGTTGCCGGGATGATTACCTCCGGATGTGAGCTGCCCGAGTTGGAACCAACCGTGGCGTTGCTCGAGGACGGGCAGTGGGCTGCCCTTGCGATTCACCCCAATGAAGCACCGCTACATGCCGGCTTTGTAGAGAAGTCTCCCGATGGGCTTACCCATGAGCAAGAAGCGCATCACAAGGTGTCTTTGGACGATGCCATTGCAAAGGTGGCCGACCTGGCTAGGGATCCGAAAGTGGTGGCGATTGGCGAGACGGGACTCGACTACTTCCGTACCTCGCAGGCGGGTAAGGAATACCAACTTCGTTCCTTTAGGGAGCACATCGCCCTCGCCAAGGAACTGAACCTGCCGCTGCAGATTCACGACCGCGAGGCCCACGAGGACACTATTGCGACGCTGCTCTCGCAAGGAGCTCCCGAAAAAACCGTATTCCACTGCTACAGCGGCGATGCCGAGATGGCGAAAGTGCTTGCAGACAACGGTTGGTATGCCTCTTTTAGCGGCACCCTCACCTATCCGGCAAATAAGCATCTGCGCGAATCCTTGCTGGCATTGCCGCGTGAGCTGGTCCTGGTCGAGACGGACGCGCCCTACCTCACTGCCCAGGCCCACCGCGGCCAGCCCAACGCGTCTTATCTGATGCCCTTCACCGTGCGGCGAATTGCAGCGCTATGGGCAATTGCAGACGGGGTGGCGCCGACGGATGATGACGATGCTCTGGGGAAGGCGATGGAGAAGTCCGCCGAGGTGTTGCCGGACTATTTGGCGCAAACCTGCGCGAAGTTAGCCGGTACAACCAGCGAAGTTTATTCGGTTTCTGTGGACTAA
- a CDS encoding resuscitation-promoting factor, producing the protein MTDSKLFKRAAASAAVASLAVVGTAATAVAVGHKQVSVAVDGVTRPVSTWGSNVHEVLADAGVQVGSADAVSPAWPSQVANGTQIQVRRAKNFTVDKGQGRQQVKSAASSIAQVSADQSNGAVSAKRPSNTSEPLPVSAQDTRVSIQDGHAKKQVAVKAGQTVDQVLAAAKVKVSPLDKTQVKAGEDGPTNTVTRVKRGTVAEDKVTKKHTIKKVEDPNLPKGETKVAQEGKDEVTQKTTYRITENGKVVHETPLGKKKTQEMVEEVVHVGTKEKPAKDKTEDTDEGTDSDSKDQESSARPGRGTGSAPAGVWAQLAQCESGGNPATNTGNGFYGLYQFTAQTWQAMGGSGLPSDASAAEQTMRAQKLQQQAGWGQWPGCAASLGLKVGKIG; encoded by the coding sequence ATGACTGACTCCAAACTCTTCAAGCGTGCAGCTGCTAGCGCGGCGGTAGCTTCTCTGGCCGTTGTCGGTACTGCTGCTACGGCAGTAGCGGTGGGCCACAAGCAGGTATCGGTAGCAGTAGACGGGGTAACTCGTCCTGTGTCCACCTGGGGGAGCAACGTCCACGAAGTGCTGGCAGACGCGGGAGTGCAGGTAGGCAGTGCCGATGCAGTCAGCCCTGCTTGGCCGAGCCAGGTTGCAAACGGCACTCAGATTCAGGTGCGCCGGGCCAAGAACTTCACTGTAGATAAAGGGCAAGGCCGTCAGCAGGTAAAGTCGGCGGCTAGCTCTATCGCGCAGGTGTCGGCAGATCAGTCCAATGGTGCTGTCAGCGCCAAGCGTCCTTCCAATACCTCTGAGCCGCTGCCCGTTTCTGCCCAGGACACTCGCGTCAGTATCCAGGATGGACACGCCAAGAAGCAGGTGGCTGTCAAGGCCGGCCAGACTGTTGACCAGGTGCTTGCGGCCGCCAAGGTGAAGGTGTCTCCGCTAGATAAGACTCAGGTCAAGGCTGGCGAGGACGGTCCGACCAATACCGTCACTCGCGTCAAGCGGGGTACCGTGGCCGAGGACAAGGTAACTAAGAAGCACACGATCAAGAAGGTCGAAGATCCGAACCTGCCGAAGGGCGAAACGAAGGTGGCCCAGGAAGGCAAGGACGAGGTCACTCAGAAAACTACCTACCGGATCACCGAAAACGGCAAGGTTGTACACGAAACTCCGCTAGGTAAAAAGAAGACTCAGGAAATGGTCGAAGAGGTGGTGCACGTCGGCACCAAGGAAAAGCCTGCTAAAGACAAGACCGAAGATACTGATGAGGGCACCGATTCCGATTCGAAGGACCAGGAATCTTCTGCTCGTCCGGGTAGGGGCACCGGTTCCGCTCCCGCTGGAGTATGGGCACAGCTAGCTCAGTGTGAATCCGGCGGTAACCCGGCTACTAACACCGGAAATGGCTTCTACGGGCTGTACCAGTTCACCGCACAGACGTGGCAGGCTATGGGTGGAAGCGGACTTCCCTCCGATGCTTCTGCCGCGGAACAGACTATGAGGGCGCAGAAACTACAGCAGCAGGCTGGCTGGGGACAGTGGCCCGGCTGCGCCGCATCCTTGGGATTAAAGGTAGGAAAAATTGGGTAA
- a CDS encoding G5 domain-containing protein, which translates to MGKHAAKASRSEVFFGKSAPSVRTPALVASAAALAMIATAGTAVASSYRNVYVSVDGVKRPVAMYSQSVTDALRVAGVKTSRYDKVSPARGASLGEGEIVSVTSARPVSYSRAADPTPKQAMVAAPSTGDAAKALAATDKKVRVAVSRSSESAKAMPLVSEEQAVTIAVDGQTKAVEAPSGADASAVLEQAGVKVSPLDQVQAEYADGKVTIAVTRVERGTRVENKAIDFQTEEKPDPEAYVGTKKVVQKGKKGNIATSIYFEKHNGKEVHSAKLAEEKTADPVKEIVQVGTKPAPEGVDEDVLKRAGEGQATPEDAQRIAASMVAERGWGADQTACLINLWNKESHWDVNAENASSGAYGIPQSLPGSKMAAAGEDWQTNPATQIKWGLGYIAGRYGNPCGAWSHSQAVNWY; encoded by the coding sequence TTGGGTAAGCACGCCGCGAAGGCTTCACGGTCCGAGGTATTCTTTGGCAAATCAGCCCCCTCGGTACGCACTCCCGCGCTGGTAGCATCTGCTGCCGCCCTCGCTATGATCGCGACGGCAGGGACTGCTGTAGCCTCCAGCTACCGCAACGTCTACGTGTCTGTCGACGGAGTGAAACGCCCAGTGGCGATGTATTCCCAATCCGTAACCGATGCTTTGCGCGTGGCGGGGGTAAAGACATCCCGCTACGACAAGGTGAGTCCCGCCAGGGGAGCATCTTTGGGCGAGGGCGAGATCGTTTCTGTAACCTCGGCCCGCCCGGTTTCGTACTCTCGCGCTGCGGACCCGACGCCGAAGCAGGCGATGGTGGCTGCGCCCTCGACAGGGGATGCGGCGAAGGCACTGGCGGCCACCGACAAAAAGGTGCGGGTGGCAGTATCGCGTTCTTCCGAGAGCGCTAAAGCGATGCCGCTAGTATCTGAAGAACAGGCAGTGACCATTGCCGTGGACGGGCAAACTAAAGCGGTCGAGGCTCCTTCTGGGGCGGATGCTTCCGCGGTCTTGGAACAGGCCGGGGTCAAGGTGTCCCCGCTAGACCAGGTGCAGGCCGAATACGCAGACGGCAAGGTCACTATTGCGGTCACGCGGGTAGAGCGTGGCACTCGCGTCGAAAATAAGGCGATCGACTTCCAGACTGAAGAAAAGCCCGACCCCGAAGCCTACGTGGGCACGAAGAAAGTTGTGCAGAAGGGGAAGAAGGGCAACATTGCCACTTCGATCTACTTCGAAAAGCACAATGGCAAGGAAGTTCATTCCGCCAAGCTGGCAGAAGAAAAGACTGCCGATCCGGTGAAGGAAATCGTGCAGGTAGGCACCAAGCCAGCACCTGAAGGTGTGGACGAGGACGTGCTGAAGCGCGCGGGAGAGGGGCAGGCTACCCCCGAAGACGCGCAGCGTATCGCCGCTTCAATGGTTGCTGAGCGAGGCTGGGGTGCAGATCAGACCGCCTGCCTCATTAACCTTTGGAACAAGGAATCGCACTGGGACGTCAATGCCGAAAATGCGTCCTCGGGCGCATACGGTATTCCGCAGTCGCTGCCCGGTTCTAAGATGGCTGCTGCTGGCGAAGACTGGCAGACTAACCCGGCAACCCAGATCAAGTGGGGGCTTGGTTATATTGCCGGGCGCTACGGTAACCCGTGCGGGGCGTGGAGCCACTCCCAGGCAGTGAACTGGTACTAA
- a CDS encoding polysaccharide biosynthesis protein: MIGAMHQLPLPDEVKTWLNNQLTEMTGRAAAKRADTSYLCGKRVLVTGAGGSIGAELVRQLAPLPLAELVMLDRDESALHSLQLALHGRALLTSDELALCSIRDREALHQVFAAHRPQVVFHAAALKHLPLLQKFPAEAYKTNTLGTANVLEAAQGAERFVNISTDKAAQPTSALGCSKQLAERLTAHYGKGKAYASVRFGNLLASRGSVVHSLYYQIMQGGPVTITDPKVERFFMSLPQACNLMLEAGGRGRNGQVLVMDMGKQVPVLTLAQKLMDYLGRSVPVEYTGLREGEKLSESLFGPDEHPTAGPTKQLSALAVPALAPADL; the protein is encoded by the coding sequence ATGATCGGTGCTATGCACCAACTGCCGCTGCCCGATGAAGTTAAGACCTGGTTGAATAACCAGCTTACCGAAATGACCGGGCGCGCGGCAGCAAAGAGGGCAGATACCTCTTATTTGTGCGGCAAAAGAGTACTGGTGACCGGGGCCGGCGGATCGATCGGCGCCGAACTAGTTCGCCAGCTAGCGCCGCTGCCCCTGGCCGAATTGGTGATGCTAGACAGGGACGAATCTGCCCTGCATTCACTGCAACTGGCCCTGCACGGGCGAGCCCTCCTTACCAGCGACGAGCTGGCCCTTTGTTCCATCCGCGACAGGGAGGCACTCCACCAGGTATTTGCCGCGCACCGCCCTCAAGTCGTCTTTCACGCCGCCGCCCTCAAACACCTTCCCCTACTGCAAAAATTCCCGGCCGAAGCCTACAAAACGAACACGCTGGGCACCGCCAACGTGCTGGAGGCGGCGCAAGGGGCCGAACGATTCGTAAACATCTCGACTGACAAGGCGGCCCAGCCCACCTCCGCGCTAGGCTGCTCAAAGCAGCTAGCGGAACGACTCACTGCACACTACGGCAAAGGAAAAGCCTACGCGTCGGTGCGTTTTGGCAACCTTCTTGCCTCCCGAGGTTCGGTAGTGCATTCGCTGTACTACCAGATCATGCAAGGTGGCCCGGTTACAATCACCGATCCAAAAGTAGAACGCTTCTTCATGTCCCTGCCACAGGCCTGCAACCTAATGCTTGAAGCCGGAGGGCGAGGCCGCAACGGGCAAGTGCTAGTGATGGATATGGGCAAGCAGGTCCCAGTGTTGACTTTGGCCCAAAAACTTATGGATTACCTGGGCCGTTCGGTGCCGGTTGAGTACACCGGGTTACGCGAGGGCGAAAAACTTTCCGAATCCCTGTTTGGACCCGACGAACACCCCACCGCCGGGCCTACTAAGCAACTGAGCGCACTGGCCGTGCCTGCGCTAGCTCCGGCGGATCTTTAG
- a CDS encoding DUF6270 domain-containing protein, whose amino-acid sequence MQLANFLGAHPRALSLHNTVYAPKTGLGPFSYLCSRLQASVRVNEAGEGIVSGQLLVPDSQRVFLTVPAGKEMALLPAAESTFTAKFSCPDKAGHNVQVTFVNKGGRAPSFLRLDGQNQKVDVFGSCVSRDAFEYSGALSLGNYYARSSVASAFDLEPSGLAGTDLAANPSQFQRRVAHDDLARSAAGVLANSHAACLLVDFVDERFPLLKGEGGYFTYSNELQRAGLDAAKYDRVNWDSKRYWAAFEPAWKRLVAAAPGGKVIVNRAYWATTDSAGKNLANGKTIRWANSVLRRTYARVRRLTPSVQFIDYDASMLVADPEHKWGRGPYHYVPEFYRQLNRSLRRLLALPPTL is encoded by the coding sequence TTGCAGCTGGCTAACTTTTTGGGGGCGCACCCGCGTGCCCTCAGCCTGCATAACACCGTCTACGCCCCCAAAACGGGGCTGGGCCCCTTCAGCTACCTGTGCTCGCGGCTGCAAGCCAGCGTCCGGGTGAACGAGGCCGGCGAAGGCATAGTAAGTGGGCAGTTACTGGTCCCCGATAGCCAGCGCGTCTTCCTGACAGTACCTGCCGGGAAAGAAATGGCGCTGCTACCTGCCGCAGAGTCCACGTTTACTGCCAAGTTTTCGTGCCCAGACAAGGCCGGCCACAACGTGCAGGTGACCTTTGTGAACAAGGGAGGGCGGGCGCCCTCGTTCCTGCGCCTGGACGGGCAGAACCAGAAGGTTGATGTGTTCGGTTCGTGCGTAAGTCGGGACGCCTTTGAATACTCGGGAGCCCTATCGCTGGGTAACTATTACGCCCGCTCGTCCGTCGCGTCCGCCTTCGACCTGGAACCTAGCGGACTGGCGGGCACAGACCTGGCGGCCAACCCGTCGCAATTTCAGCGGCGCGTGGCACACGATGACTTGGCGCGTTCCGCGGCGGGGGTGCTCGCCAATTCGCATGCTGCCTGCCTGCTTGTAGATTTTGTAGACGAACGCTTTCCCCTGCTCAAAGGCGAGGGCGGATACTTTACGTATTCGAATGAACTGCAACGGGCCGGCCTCGATGCGGCCAAATACGACCGAGTGAATTGGGATTCCAAGAGGTACTGGGCGGCATTTGAACCGGCCTGGAAACGGCTTGTCGCGGCTGCCCCAGGCGGTAAAGTCATTGTAAATCGCGCCTATTGGGCTACCACGGACTCTGCCGGGAAAAACCTTGCGAATGGAAAAACGATCCGGTGGGCAAATTCTGTGCTAAGACGCACCTACGCCCGGGTAAGACGGCTGACGCCCTCGGTGCAATTCATTGACTACGATGCCTCCATGCTGGTGGCTGATCCGGAGCACAAGTGGGGGCGGGGACCCTACCACTATGTACCCGAATTCTATAGGCAGCTCAACCGCTCGCTACGGCGTCTACTTGCGCTTCCGCCAACGCTTTAG
- a CDS encoding glycosyltransferase family 4 protein, whose product MQILVLSQLWDPEEGISQRRANKLTQTLLEAGHDVTVVASPPHYPGGKLLSSAPAHQPHAFEQVSAHYRIYRSAFREHDFSLPSRIADQAVFLASALKIALGLCRKNHYDLLISTAPPIPNLFVQRLLADLFKIPTLIDLRDAWPDLLDYLGEGNTPTTVAAKLRAKVMTALGEITKLAMGWCIKGAGAITVTSAEYGNRLASRTKAKVLVVYNTLDLPTQVLQNTNLPDDELHVLYAGNIGRAQGLGTALDALRILQRQGENVRLRLIGGGAHLPTLRRRAKQANLPVEFVRRISREELGKHFEWAHTALVTLRDWNPLRTTIPSKLFDGLHRGIHLTVSADGEPAAIVTAASAGAAAPANDPQALAALWRDLLHHPHRLQVDGAGRKWIAEHASPMAQARSYLRAVDHAVNNNTYLLKRWRKRK is encoded by the coding sequence ATGCAAATCTTAGTTCTTTCTCAACTCTGGGATCCCGAAGAAGGGATCTCGCAAAGGCGTGCCAACAAACTAACCCAGACCCTTCTAGAGGCGGGTCACGACGTCACAGTGGTGGCTTCCCCGCCCCACTACCCCGGGGGCAAGCTCCTTTCTTCGGCTCCAGCACACCAACCCCACGCTTTTGAACAGGTGAGCGCCCACTACCGCATTTACCGGAGCGCATTTCGCGAACACGACTTCTCGTTGCCCTCACGGATCGCCGACCAGGCAGTATTCCTAGCGTCGGCATTGAAAATAGCGCTCGGCCTCTGCCGCAAAAACCACTATGACCTGCTAATCTCCACCGCCCCTCCCATTCCCAACCTCTTCGTGCAACGCCTCCTGGCCGACCTCTTCAAAATCCCCACACTCATAGACCTGCGCGATGCCTGGCCCGACCTACTGGACTACTTGGGGGAAGGAAACACCCCCACGACTGTGGCGGCAAAACTGCGCGCCAAAGTAATGACCGCGCTCGGCGAAATCACCAAGCTAGCAATGGGATGGTGCATCAAAGGCGCCGGCGCCATTACGGTCACGTCAGCCGAATACGGCAACCGGCTCGCCTCCCGCACCAAAGCCAAAGTACTAGTCGTCTACAACACGCTCGACCTGCCCACACAGGTACTGCAGAACACCAACCTACCCGACGACGAGCTGCACGTACTGTATGCGGGAAACATTGGTCGCGCCCAGGGGCTAGGAACCGCCCTCGACGCGCTGCGAATCCTGCAACGCCAAGGCGAAAACGTCCGCCTGCGTCTTATTGGCGGCGGCGCCCACCTCCCCACTCTGCGACGCAGAGCCAAACAGGCGAACCTGCCCGTAGAATTCGTTCGCAGAATTTCCCGCGAAGAACTGGGAAAGCACTTCGAATGGGCACACACGGCACTAGTAACTCTACGAGACTGGAACCCCCTGCGCACCACCATCCCCTCGAAGCTCTTCGACGGACTTCACCGCGGCATTCACCTAACTGTCAGCGCAGATGGTGAACCAGCAGCGATCGTTACCGCCGCGAGCGCCGGGGCGGCAGCCCCCGCCAACGATCCGCAAGCACTGGCCGCCCTCTGGCGCGATCTATTACACCATCCGCACCGTCTGCAGGTGGATGGGGCTGGTCGCAAGTGGATTGCCGAGCACGCTTCTCCCATGGCGCAAGCACGGAGTTATCTGCGCGCCGTCGACCATGCCGTGAACAACAACACTTACCTTCTAAAGCGTTGGCGGAAGCGCAAGTAG
- a CDS encoding LCP family protein: MPTSHGVNTSKPHRILRVLAVVALVILLACVGLFFWLSHSVTGNMQHVKVKAPSISKSAAEGATNFLVLGSDVRLDASNQDSWALGGARTDAMMLVQFSRRHNTVTVMSIPRDSWVDIPGHGKAKINAAFAYGGPSLAIDTVQRLTGVPIDHFAIVNFQTFSALTDALGTVTIETTQGPQQMNGEEALAFVRERKSLPGGDFDRVKRQQAWMRAIMSGIFSEDVLSSPSKSLQLIQTASKDMTVDEGLGTTELLSLAKDARGVRPKNVTFITAPFTGTGMSEDGQSIVNLDMEALEPLTKAWAQDRLPDYLKNAGAGIPALSKRVN, encoded by the coding sequence ATGCCAACTTCGCATGGGGTAAACACTTCGAAGCCTCACCGGATCCTAAGGGTGCTGGCGGTGGTGGCACTGGTCATCCTTCTTGCATGCGTGGGCCTATTTTTCTGGCTGTCTCACTCGGTTACCGGGAATATGCAACATGTGAAGGTAAAGGCCCCCTCTATTTCGAAGTCTGCAGCCGAGGGCGCTACTAACTTCTTAGTGCTGGGCTCTGACGTGCGCCTGGACGCTTCGAATCAGGACAGCTGGGCGCTGGGGGGAGCGCGGACCGATGCGATGATGCTGGTGCAGTTCTCGCGCCGGCATAACACGGTCACGGTGATGTCAATACCGCGTGACTCCTGGGTGGATATTCCGGGCCACGGCAAGGCCAAAATCAATGCGGCCTTTGCCTACGGGGGGCCGTCGCTGGCCATTGATACGGTGCAGCGGCTGACGGGCGTGCCTATCGACCATTTCGCTATCGTGAACTTTCAAACCTTCTCGGCCCTGACCGATGCCCTGGGTACGGTAACTATCGAAACTACTCAGGGGCCCCAGCAGATGAATGGCGAAGAGGCGCTTGCTTTTGTGCGGGAACGCAAGTCTTTGCCGGGCGGTGACTTTGACCGGGTGAAGCGGCAGCAGGCGTGGATGAGGGCGATCATGTCTGGCATTTTCTCCGAGGACGTGCTCTCTTCGCCCTCGAAATCGCTGCAACTAATCCAAACAGCATCTAAAGATATGACGGTAGACGAAGGGCTTGGCACCACGGAACTGCTCTCGCTGGCGAAGGATGCCAGGGGCGTTCGCCCTAAGAACGTCACCTTCATTACGGCTCCATTTACCGGTACTGGGATGTCCGAGGACGGGCAATCTATAGTCAATCTAGACATGGAGGCGCTGGAGCCGCTGACCAAGGCGTGGGCTCAAGACCGGCTTCCGGATTATCTGAAAAATGCTGGAGCGGGGATTCCTGCCCTCTCCAAGAGGGTGAACTAA
- a CDS encoding glycosyltransferase family protein, with translation MALSEFRKELWHLRHGGIAQLKEHRLRQRAINIKPAPKSAPSDKSAGGKAVSFGSWPIPTPEAARHQVTAAVILDEFSDLALRFEWNQIPVSPGGFREQLEGKKIDLLFVESAWHGNSDKWRFMVVGPKTPTSRLKELVSYCKERSIPTVFWNKEDPAHYHEAIATARLFDYVFTTDQTLLEQYRADLGHERVGVLPFAAQPSVHNPIRLSSGGKVPPRRDVAFAGMYFAHKFPERRAQMGMLLGAADEVSPRMSKGLDIFSRYLGGDPRYQFPTPLDKRVVGSLAYPQMLTAYRGYKAFLNVNSVVTSPSMCARRIFEISACGTPIVSAPSPAIDNFFTPDEVVQVGNSQEAGYALRALVGNEELRSRMTHLAQRRIWQEHTYAHRVNQVLQTIGLEGAQWHLPTVTPMISTNRPEQVAHVLYYLHAQVGVEMAPVILAHGFTPSRTEVARAKELGLDVTWLYAPATESLGQCYNRILQVAQGDWVAKMDDDDLYSPYYLLEQLAATDYSGADLVGKHAHYMYLASKDVTVLRFTPWEHRFTSFVSGPTIVGRRDLLQEVGFVDRTTGEDSALLKDVSASGGKIFSTSRFGFVQMRGSQKHTWAVSDFEVLANSRLSHYGRPNKTELP, from the coding sequence ATGGCTCTCAGCGAGTTTAGAAAAGAACTTTGGCACCTGCGTCACGGCGGGATTGCTCAGCTGAAGGAACACCGGCTCCGCCAACGCGCTATCAACATAAAGCCGGCTCCCAAGAGCGCTCCTAGTGACAAGAGCGCTGGTGGGAAAGCAGTGAGCTTTGGTTCCTGGCCTATCCCTACCCCTGAGGCAGCGCGCCACCAGGTAACTGCGGCGGTAATCCTAGACGAGTTTTCCGATCTGGCCCTGCGTTTTGAATGGAACCAGATCCCAGTCAGCCCCGGCGGCTTCCGCGAGCAGCTGGAAGGGAAGAAGATTGACTTGCTGTTTGTCGAATCTGCCTGGCACGGCAATTCGGACAAATGGCGCTTCATGGTTGTGGGCCCCAAGACCCCCACTAGCAGGCTGAAGGAACTGGTTTCCTACTGCAAGGAGCGGTCCATTCCAACAGTGTTCTGGAATAAAGAGGACCCGGCCCACTACCACGAGGCCATCGCTACTGCTCGCCTCTTTGACTACGTCTTCACTACCGACCAGACCCTGCTAGAGCAATACCGGGCCGATCTTGGCCACGAGCGTGTTGGAGTGCTGCCCTTTGCCGCTCAACCGTCAGTGCATAACCCAATCCGGTTGTCCTCAGGGGGAAAGGTACCACCGCGGCGCGATGTTGCCTTTGCCGGCATGTATTTTGCCCACAAGTTCCCGGAACGGCGGGCCCAGATGGGGATGCTGCTGGGGGCCGCCGACGAAGTATCCCCGCGGATGAGCAAGGGGCTCGACATCTTCAGCCGCTACCTGGGCGGAGACCCCCGCTACCAGTTTCCAACCCCGCTGGACAAGCGCGTAGTCGGCTCTCTTGCCTACCCGCAGATGCTTACCGCCTATCGCGGTTATAAGGCGTTTTTGAACGTCAACTCGGTAGTGACCTCGCCCTCCATGTGTGCGCGAAGAATCTTCGAAATATCGGCCTGTGGCACCCCAATCGTTTCTGCACCCTCGCCCGCCATCGACAACTTTTTCACCCCAGACGAGGTTGTGCAGGTAGGCAACTCGCAAGAGGCAGGATACGCGTTGCGGGCACTAGTAGGTAACGAGGAGCTGCGCTCGCGGATGACGCACTTGGCGCAGCGGCGCATTTGGCAGGAACACACCTATGCGCACCGGGTAAACCAAGTGCTGCAAACAATTGGGCTCGAGGGCGCCCAGTGGCATCTGCCCACTGTGACTCCGATGATATCGACGAATAGGCCGGAGCAGGTGGCACACGTGCTTTACTACCTACATGCGCAGGTTGGGGTCGAAATGGCCCCGGTCATCCTGGCCCATGGGTTTACCCCGTCTCGAACAGAGGTAGCGAGGGCCAAAGAATTAGGGTTGGACGTGACTTGGCTGTACGCTCCCGCCACCGAGTCCCTGGGGCAGTGCTACAACCGTATCCTTCAGGTAGCCCAGGGCGATTGGGTGGCGAAGATGGATGATGACGATCTGTATTCGCCCTACTACCTTTTAGAACAGTTAGCTGCTACCGATTACTCTGGGGCGGACCTGGTGGGCAAACATGCGCACTACATGTATCTGGCCTCTAAAGACGTAACGGTGTTGCGGTTTACGCCGTGGGAACATCGCTTTACCAGCTTCGTGTCCGGTCCGACGATCGTCGGACGGCGTGATCTGCTCCAGGAAGTGGGCTTTGTCGACCGCACCACGGGCGAAGATAGTGCCCTGCTCAAGGATGTGAGCGCCAGCGGCGGCAAGATCTTCTCTACCTCCCGTTTTGGCTTTGTGCAGATGCGCGGTTCGCAAAAACATACCTGGGCGGTGTCAGACTTTGAGGTGCTGGCCAACTCTAGGCTGAGCCACTACGGGCGGCCAAACAAAACCGAGCTGCCCTAA